GTTAGTATTCTAAATTTTCACAATATGTTCAACACTGCATTGGCTTGAGTCTCCAACAAAATACAATTTTGTTGAAATGAGTATACTAGTGGTGTAAAACATTTTTACATTTGCTCtccagaaaggaaaaaaaaaagacaaacgAGTGGCTGTTACAAAGAACGAGAAAAAAATGTTACACAAGAATCATCACAATtggttgaagaaaaaaaaaaagaaaaccaatCGTACTGAACCAGGAGAGCCTTCAGTAGCCTTTGCCATTGACCCTCCGGCAATGTTTCCTAATCTCTCCATCCCTCCCTGTTAGGTGGCTGATGTTGCCCATCTTAATCATGGACGCCGCGAAGTTCCTGAAGAAATCCTGCTGGTTGCCTGCGAACCGATGAACAATGGGAGCagtggtcgccgccgcggccgggccgGACAGCATGACCTGGTCGGAGGGGAGCTGGGCGCGGCCCTCCAACAGGTTGCCGTAATACTTGTTGTCGAAGAGGTTGGGTGTGACCTCGTCCAGGTTCTCCAGTGCGCCCTCGGGTTGCCCGGCCGTGCAGTTCTCCCGCGTGAACTGGCACTGCACCTTGCCGAATGTGTGCGCTCCTGAagtaggaattttttttgttgttgaaaTCAGTGTGCACGTCGTAGGAAGAGTTTTTGTCgaggtttgaatttgaattgtgtTATTGGTTGAAATATGTTGAGCAATTTTATGCGTTTACGTTACCTTGGAGGGCGACGAGGTCAGTGTCGTCGAGGTTGACGTTTCTGAACTTCTCCTGGAGAACGTCCAGGGGGTCGAAGGGGCTCGGCAGGTTCTTGGCGCTCTCCACGTTGGTCGTCGTGCCGTCTCGCCGGCCGAGCAGCACGCTCCATCGTGGCCCTCCCGCCTGCACGCAGGGTTCCATGGTTTCGTCAGTTGAGGAAGCTCGAACAACGTCGGGAAGAAGTACGATACGGGCCGGGGGCGTGCTTACGAGTTCGACGGAGATCTCCGCCGCGAGGGCAAGGATGTCGGCGCAGGAGACGACGCCCGGGCACGCGTGCTCGAGCGCGGCCTTGATGTCGTCCACCACGGGAAAGCCGCGGGCCGAGTTGTCGTTGGCGGGCACGGTCTTCTCGGTCTGGATCGCCGGGAGGTCGTCGTCCAGCAGAAGCGAGCCGTCGCAACCCTGAAACATTTGGCGCTCGTAGCATGTCAGGTCGATGATGCAACAATGCGGGTAAGAATTGAGCTTGATCAACCACGGGCAGCAGAGGCGGCACTGGGGTGCTCACGTTTacgaagcagtcgtggaagtGGAGGCGGATGAGGCTGGCCGGGATGCGCGGGTCGGAGACGCGAGCGTCCTGGACGACGCGGCGGACGACGTCGTGCGCGCCGGGGCACGACGCGTCGTAGAACGCGGAGCtcagcgccacgccgccgccggcactaGCGGCGCCGGCCAGGGCGAGCAGGAGGGCGCAGCGCGCGGCCAGCAGCAGCCCGAGAGAAGCGGAGCAAGACGAGTTAGCCGCCGCCATGGTCGCGCGCACGCGTATCCGCTCTGAGACTCCGGAGTAGTGAGTTGCCGCGTGAGCACTGAAGAGGCTAGCCGCTTGTACTGACAAGCTCTGGGCTTTCTGGCGAGCTCCGGGCAAGTGTGATCGCAGTCAGAGAGCAAGAGGTTGATGTGTGGGGATGGGCTCGGCCTCTCGGGCGCAGCATACTTGTAGCCTGGCGCTCGGCTGATTACTCACAAGGCGCCCGGACCTTTTCTTTCGGGGACGGGGTCGGGTGCGCGTTTGACTGGCATGTTCGATTCCGTACGCCGTGTCACGACCCCTCCGCTGAGCGCGCGTGCTCGCCATGGCGCCCATCGCGGCGTGCCGCATGTcggcgtcgccggcgtccaTCCTCGTAACACGCATCAGCCATCCTCATTCTGCGCTTGCGTCCTTATCCGCAGCCGTCGTCGCCGGCTTTATCCTCCCCATGGCCGCGTTCCCcatctcttcatcttcttcctcgcgcaCGAGCCGAGCAGAGCTGCCCCGCCACCAGTGCCCCGACCAACctcggccgccgctcctcgatTCCGTTCGCCCACGGCCTCCTCACCTTGCCCTCTGTCTCCCCCGCCCCTCACCGGACTCGATTGAGCCCAACCCCGGCCAGAATCGACCCTGTACCCGGCCGACCTCCATTGACGCCGCCACGAGAAGCTCCGCTGCCGGCCGCGATTCGTCATCTCCGGTGAACTCCTCATCGATCTAGCGCGCGCCACCTAGCCCTCCCCATCCTCGACCGATTTGGGCCCTcacccggcctcctcctccctgctgggccgccggcgagcgcctccgcccaacgccgccgcgccgcccgctcgtTGCCGCTCCCCGTCCGTGCCGTCGCCGATGAggtccaccgcctcctcctcatcgccgtgcgcgcctcccccggcctgctccgGCCCCGCCTCACCGTGCCGCCTCGCACCactgccgctcgccgtcgcagcGGGCGATGCCGTGGCTGCGCCCACGCGCGGGTCAAGGCGCGTgccttgccttgacccggcGGGTGGGTCGCTGGCCCGTGGGTCCCGCTTGTCGGCCTCTGGGCCGGCTCTGCGGGGTGCATTTAGCATTTTTGTTAGGGATTTGTGATGCTTTATTTGTCTGCAAACTTGAAAAATGCGTAGAAAATCGTATAGACCTCGGAAaaacatgaaacttgttttgttgggttCGTATCGCTGAGGTCTACTTAGAAAAATGTTGTTTTATATGTTTCACCGCTGTTTGTTagggttttagtgtgtttctgTTTATTCTGTCCGAAAATGGTTTAATGCAGAACTTTTGGCTGTAAAGTGATAAAATGGTGAAACCAATTTTGTCAGCTTTGTGTTCATGCCTAGTACctatgataattttcttggatgtgTTTGGATATGTTTGCATGACTTTTCTAATTTACCTTTTTTCGAGTAgttgaaaattaatatatttatgattagttataggaaaatgcttttgctgcaaaatcaattttcatgagttccttgtGATGTCCTCTACATTCTCAAATTATTCGATAATTTATGCTTGCTGTataagttcatttcttaattcttgcatcgcattcatgcattatagtgaccgaaccgtcggaggtcgaactCGTGGAGCAtgccgagtccgttgagcctgaacccggagtccagtTCGCGGTCAAGCCTGAAGTTAACCGAGGTAAGCACTAAGCATATTTTTTGCACCTatctaatctgatttagtttagctatctcacttgggtattgttgggctatatgtatgtatagtaagtatgtattgcattttggTACCTACTTTCGTGCATTActcttccttgaattgttatccatgtctTTGCCACTTATTAGTAaattaattacttaacttgactaggtgcttagccctgcttagaatatttATATTGCTTGCTAGGGAGGAATGttttggagtatcacacttgcCGGTTATCCTTGTTTGCACTGGTCCGGCTTGGTTGTAAGGGTTTGgtagtaccgagattcgagcggaatggtaggacCTAGAGAATGttgtcacatgggcatagtccgcttggatcgcttaaggaccgtccgtggatgacgTCGGCTTTGAGCACATTTCCGttctaccacatatccaaataatggtacggatgaccCAATTACCTTCCTTGACTTGATCGTTgaggcccggtcccagatgcgtggccaaggggctatgcagagaggcttagaggtgtccccggTGGACCTAGGTTACTCtccgcgcaagctgggcgtaccctcaacgatTGAGGCTCGTTGGGAATGGTTGACGCGAGTATTCCGCCCTTATCCAACCTAGCTAGTTGGGTGAGCCGCATGATCCTTGTGCCGTGTGGGTAatgtagtacacccttgcaagattAAATCAGTTCGAATTgtcgcgctctcggttatgagcaagctctttgtcCGTTGAACTCTTCGTAGAAAGTTTCGGTATGTGGGAGTGGTTTTTATCACCTTGATGATCAATAATAGATTATATAACACTCtcaatcaactaaaattgtttggggttgggcaaTATTAATCAATTTGGCTAGGTGATAAAAGCTCATGTttctgcaataattacttaaccttaaagcttttacttgagccattgcatgatccttgtttatttaatcgcgtaattcttgcgagtaccttttgtactcaagttgctttctaaacctaattgcaggtgagcccgaagtggtgttcggccacttctaccccgccgatcCAGGTACGGGGGAGTAGTAGGTCGCTGTGGTCGTGgtggtgtccttgagcaagacacCATCATCTTAAGTATGTTGATATCGTAGTCGAgctccgtgagagcatgtaaattcaataaactctaagtttctgtttaatatggatttcgtgagcccaagactTGTAATGGAAGTTAGTTTGAACCCTCCTATGTTAAAACTATGTTGAACTTGGtaatgtaaaactgctcttaTGGTTCTGTGGTGACATAtctgattgtaaacggtatgtgcatatgttgGATCCTggacgtatgttggagcacataccgggactaccggatttgatgttattttggacggatgacgtgtcggttattcgtgtctctagatgtgggataacacgtggcacgctctccggccagcacgtgttaactttcaaattgggcggttctcacacgcCGGAGCTGGGCGATCGGATTAGTttagcggcggcgatgggggcTACGGCACGCGGTTGCCACTGGGTAGTATAAAAAATGGTTTCAATGATGACGGGTGCAATGTTATTCTAAATGTTAAACAGTAAACAGTCGGTCAACCTTTGTTGGTGTTTAGACGGAGTTAAACGGCCTAAACAGTTTAACATAATAATATTAAAATATACATATTTATGTACATAAATGTCAAATATGCTACAAAGTCTACATATTTGCACATATAAAAGTAAGCATTCTaccaaataatttttttggaagAAATCTAAATCTCACAATACTTCATATACTTACAATGCTAGTTAATTCGGTATTGATTGTGGTTGTTGTAATCCTCTTATTGACTAAATTCTGAATTAAATGGACATTTAGCTCATTTAATCACGTTTAACTCGACTCAATTTAGACGGTTTAGACGGTTTTTAACGGTTTAAATGAGTTTAAACAGGTCAACTGTTTATTCACTAAATAACATGGGTGACCTCTGTTTACTGTTTAAATGGGCTAAACGCCATTTAGGCGAACAGAGGACGGGTGACGGGATGAGGCGATGAACGGTGGCGGCGAGGGGAGAAGCGCTAGCTAGCGGTCGCGCCGGGTGACGAGCGGTATGAAAACGAAAGGTGCGCGGAACCCTTGCGCGCGTTCCCCTCTCTTCCCGAAAGTGGCAAAAAGAAAGCCGCGGAGCGTAGTGCCAGCATCGAGGAAATGGTCGGTTGAGTCGTCGAGTGGGGGCTGTGGGGGAGGAGGGTCAGACATGCGCAGCGGCTCCGAGCGGCCTCCCAACGCCAACGGCGTGATAAATGCTGCAGACCTGCAGTTGTTGTCTCTCGTTCAGCCCCGTGCTTCTTTTGTGTTTTATAAGAACTCAACTCGCAGTTTCTTGGATGGATCTTGCAGGTGCAATGATGGCATGGTGCATGTATCTCTACTTCCCTAGTCAATCTAAGTATTCTAGTAGCCGGTGTTGGCAATCCCTTATCCCTCCTTTACGAGTTTCTGCGGTTATGCTTTGCGCAGCgtgcattttttttctcacaGGACGATCGAAGTTCATTTTACCTTGTCGAACATAATTGCTCGAGTCTGGTTTTTCCCTCAACTGCAATATCAGAATCAAGGCACTCTTTATTAGTGACATTATCCATAGGTTGGGTTTGGGATTTGGCACTGCTTTGCTCACGTTAAGTTTCAGCCTTATTATTTCCTTTCTTTTGAACTTTCTCTCTTGTAGTGGTTGGACACACTGTCTTAACAATCGCGTACAAAGGTCAAAAGTATCAAACAAACTTCAAAAGCTTCATGTTATGACATTTCAACATTAATAAATAATGTAGTATATCTATTACTATTTAATCATTTGTATTATATGCcttttattataatttttaatgaaaataaaaaagtaCTAGAAATTTTTTAACGATATTTGAGAATTCAAGGTACTTTGTATCActcacatttttttttttgaagtttaGTCACTGAACTTCCATCTCAGACAAAGTTGGCCTACACAGCATGCACcacataaaaaaaaaactgctttCGACTTCAGTTTTACTTGTTCTGCATTGCCGTTTGGCCCAATTCTCGGAAGTGGTTTAAGTGAAAATGAATTATCTTTTCTATCCTAGTTTCGTATAGCAGCACCATCATGGGTGGATTGTGTCAACTCGGCTTGAGGGGTACATTTCCCTTTGTATTTTTCTTGACTTTTTGATGTCCCAAAACTAGGT
The nucleotide sequence above comes from Panicum virgatum strain AP13 chromosome 3K, P.virgatum_v5, whole genome shotgun sequence. Encoded proteins:
- the LOC120698617 gene encoding peroxidase 2-like, which produces MAAANSSCSASLGLLLAARCALLLALAGAASAGGGVALSSAFYDASCPGAHDVVRRVVQDARVSDPRIPASLIRLHFHDCFVNGCDGSLLLDDDLPAIQTEKTVPANDNSARGFPVVDDIKAALEHACPGVVSCADILALAAEISVELAGGPRWSVLLGRRDGTTTNVESAKNLPSPFDPLDVLQEKFRNVNLDDTDLVALQGAHTFGKVQCQFTRENCTAGQPEGALENLDEVTPNLFDNKYYGNLLEGRAQLPSDQVMLSGPAAAATTAPIVHRFAGNQQDFFRNFAASMIKMGNISHLTGRDGEIRKHCRRVNGKGY